A genome region from Bufo gargarizans isolate SCDJY-AF-19 chromosome 2, ASM1485885v1, whole genome shotgun sequence includes the following:
- the GCK gene encoding hexokinase-4 isoform X1, with protein sequence MLDNKGRMEITQRQKVEQMLSEFKLHEEELQVLMSRMQAEMERGLHLETNEEASVKMLPTYVRSTPDGSEVGDFLALDLGGTNFRVMLVKVGEDLDGQWKVETKHKMYSIPEDAMTGTAEMLFDYIAECISDYLGQQNMKHKKLPLGFTFSFPVRHEDIDKGILLNWTKGFKASGAEGNNIVGLLRDAIKRRGDFEMDVVAMVNDTVATMISCYYEDHRCEVGMIVGTGCNACYMEEMCNVELVEGEEGRMCVNTEWGAFGDTGELEDFRLEYDRVVDEGSLHPGQQLYEKMIGGKYMGELVRLVLMKMVNENLVFGGEASEQLKMRGSFETQFVSQIEGDSTDFKQTYNILRTLGLQPTLGDCHAVRMACESVSTRAAVMCGSGLAGVLNRMHKNRGEDILKITVGVDGSVYKLHPFFKEKFHAAVHKLTPRCEITFIQSEEGSGRGAALISAVAYKMAYLIGH encoded by the exons GTGGAGCAGATGCTGTCTGAATTCAAGCTTCATGAAGAAGAATTGCAGGTCCTCATGAGCAGAATGCAGGCAGAGATGGAAAGAGGTCTTCACCTGGAGACGAATGAAGAAGCCAGTGTAAAAATGCTGCCGACCTACGTGCGCTCCACACCTGATGGTTCTG AGGTTGGAGATTTTTTGGCCTTGGATCTCGGTGGAACCAATTTTCGAGTAATGTTGGTTAAAGTAGGGGAGGATCTAGATGGACAGTGGAAAGTCGAAACCAAGCATAAGATGTATTCGATCCCTGAAGATGCCATGACAGGAACTGCAGAGATG CTCTTTGATTACATTGCTGAATGTATCTCAGATTATCTGGGTCAGCAGAACATGAAACACAAGAAACTGCCCCTTGGATTTACCTTCTCCTTCCCAGTCCGACATGAGGATATTGACAAG GGGATCCTTCTGAACTGGACCAAAGGATTCAAAGCTTCAGGAGCGGAAGGGAATAACATTGTTGGACTGCTGAGAGACGCCATCAAGAGACGAGGG GATTTTGAGATGGATGTTGTGGCCATGGTGAATGACACTGTTGCTACAATGATCTCTTGTTACTATGAAGATCATCGTTGTGAAGTTGGCATGATAGTAG GCACTGGATGTAATGCCTGTTACATGGAAGAGATGTGCAATGTGGAGCTGGTGGAAGGAGAAGAAGGTCGCATGTGTGTCAACACAGAGTGGGGTGCATTTGGCGACACAGGTGAACTAGAAGACTTCCGCCTGGAGTACGATCGAGTAGTGGATGAGGGCTCCCTACATCCTGGTCAGCAACT CTATGAGAAGATGATTGGAGGAAAGTACATGGGAGAACTCGTCAGACTGGTCCTGATGAAGATGGTGAATGAAAATTTGGTATTTGGAGGAGAAGCTTCTGAACAACTGAAGATGAGAGGAAGTTTTGAAACACAATTTGTGTCACAGATAGAGGG AGACTCTACAGATTTTAAGCAAACCTACAACATCCTGCGAACACTTGGTCTGCAGCCCACACTGGGCGACTGTCATGCAGTGCGTATGGCATGTGAAAGCGTGTCCACACGAGCTGCTGTCATGTGTGGATCCGGCCTTGCTGGAGTCCTCAACCGCATGCATAAAAACCGGGGAGAAGACATCCTCAAGATCACAGTTGGGGTGGACGGATCTGTCTACAAACTCCACCCTTT CTTCAAGGAAAAGTTCCACGCAGCAGTCCACAAGCTGACACCAAGATGTGAAATCACCTTCATCCAATCAGAGGAAGGCAGCGGGCGAGGTGCGGCCCTGATCTCAGCAGTGGCATACAAGATGGCTTACCTTATTGGTCATTAG
- the GCK gene encoding hexokinase-4 isoform X2, protein MDSTVHPDVEQMLSEFKLHEEELQVLMSRMQAEMERGLHLETNEEASVKMLPTYVRSTPDGSEVGDFLALDLGGTNFRVMLVKVGEDLDGQWKVETKHKMYSIPEDAMTGTAEMLFDYIAECISDYLGQQNMKHKKLPLGFTFSFPVRHEDIDKGILLNWTKGFKASGAEGNNIVGLLRDAIKRRGDFEMDVVAMVNDTVATMISCYYEDHRCEVGMIVGTGCNACYMEEMCNVELVEGEEGRMCVNTEWGAFGDTGELEDFRLEYDRVVDEGSLHPGQQLYEKMIGGKYMGELVRLVLMKMVNENLVFGGEASEQLKMRGSFETQFVSQIEGDSTDFKQTYNILRTLGLQPTLGDCHAVRMACESVSTRAAVMCGSGLAGVLNRMHKNRGEDILKITVGVDGSVYKLHPFFKEKFHAAVHKLTPRCEITFIQSEEGSGRGAALISAVAYKMAYLIGH, encoded by the exons ATGGACTCAACTGTGCATCCAGAT GTGGAGCAGATGCTGTCTGAATTCAAGCTTCATGAAGAAGAATTGCAGGTCCTCATGAGCAGAATGCAGGCAGAGATGGAAAGAGGTCTTCACCTGGAGACGAATGAAGAAGCCAGTGTAAAAATGCTGCCGACCTACGTGCGCTCCACACCTGATGGTTCTG AGGTTGGAGATTTTTTGGCCTTGGATCTCGGTGGAACCAATTTTCGAGTAATGTTGGTTAAAGTAGGGGAGGATCTAGATGGACAGTGGAAAGTCGAAACCAAGCATAAGATGTATTCGATCCCTGAAGATGCCATGACAGGAACTGCAGAGATG CTCTTTGATTACATTGCTGAATGTATCTCAGATTATCTGGGTCAGCAGAACATGAAACACAAGAAACTGCCCCTTGGATTTACCTTCTCCTTCCCAGTCCGACATGAGGATATTGACAAG GGGATCCTTCTGAACTGGACCAAAGGATTCAAAGCTTCAGGAGCGGAAGGGAATAACATTGTTGGACTGCTGAGAGACGCCATCAAGAGACGAGGG GATTTTGAGATGGATGTTGTGGCCATGGTGAATGACACTGTTGCTACAATGATCTCTTGTTACTATGAAGATCATCGTTGTGAAGTTGGCATGATAGTAG GCACTGGATGTAATGCCTGTTACATGGAAGAGATGTGCAATGTGGAGCTGGTGGAAGGAGAAGAAGGTCGCATGTGTGTCAACACAGAGTGGGGTGCATTTGGCGACACAGGTGAACTAGAAGACTTCCGCCTGGAGTACGATCGAGTAGTGGATGAGGGCTCCCTACATCCTGGTCAGCAACT CTATGAGAAGATGATTGGAGGAAAGTACATGGGAGAACTCGTCAGACTGGTCCTGATGAAGATGGTGAATGAAAATTTGGTATTTGGAGGAGAAGCTTCTGAACAACTGAAGATGAGAGGAAGTTTTGAAACACAATTTGTGTCACAGATAGAGGG AGACTCTACAGATTTTAAGCAAACCTACAACATCCTGCGAACACTTGGTCTGCAGCCCACACTGGGCGACTGTCATGCAGTGCGTATGGCATGTGAAAGCGTGTCCACACGAGCTGCTGTCATGTGTGGATCCGGCCTTGCTGGAGTCCTCAACCGCATGCATAAAAACCGGGGAGAAGACATCCTCAAGATCACAGTTGGGGTGGACGGATCTGTCTACAAACTCCACCCTTT CTTCAAGGAAAAGTTCCACGCAGCAGTCCACAAGCTGACACCAAGATGTGAAATCACCTTCATCCAATCAGAGGAAGGCAGCGGGCGAGGTGCGGCCCTGATCTCAGCAGTGGCATACAAGATGGCTTACCTTATTGGTCATTAG